The window CCAGAATGGGATACTTTTGTTAAGTCATTCAAGTGCCCTCTAGAGCCAAAAACTACCAAGTTCAAAAGATACCAAGAagctgcaagaaaggatgtcgACCGAGCATTTGGGGTTCTTCAAGGTCGTTGGCAAACTATTGAACAATATGCGCGGCCATACAGTACGAACAAGATAAAACGGATCATGTTATGTTGTGTGATTCTCCACAACATGATCGTTGAAGATAACGGGCGCGCAATAACAGAGTTTGAAGAGGAGTTGATAGCTAATACTAGACTCCCAACCCGTACGTGGACTGAAAGGTGTTCGACGCAGCTTTGTATGTACAGGGAGCTGCGTGATAGAAGGGCTCACCATAAACTCCGCAATGCTCTGATCAaacatgtttggaacctccTGGAACACGGCCGTCAACGTTGATGTCTAGTTTTTAATTTCCTAATAATGTCGtatttcataatttatttactttcgtatgttgttttttagttttaatgtttatttttatattgaatgtattgtgtttgttttattaataaaaggtgttttattaattttgtgaaaaatgaaaaaggagtaataaaataataaatgaatagtggaagaagtgggtattataaggagggggtgttcttagagagagaaaactgatgaatagtggaagaagtgagTAAGAAGTAGTGAAGAAGTAGTGGCTATAAAGAGAGGCCTAAAGATCTCGATTGaacgtaagttttttttttttagatgacATGCTAGTACATTGAAATTATTGTCTTTGACAACTACGAAAACAGAAATTCAAGCATGTAATTGGTGGAACTCAATATTGAACCATTGATAAACCCTTAAGACCATCAACGACGGTAGATACGACATGTGTTCAAAATTTATAGGATTTGTGGTGTTatttatgggaaaatgatccgtactgcatgATTTTATCTATCTTAGATACTGctatattaaaaaatgttacaaataaaaCCTTTGAATTAGATAAACATATAAAACCcctttgaattttacataatcctccCTGAAATACACATGTATTACCTAAGATTGATATTACATGCTTTATCTAAGCTTTcccatatatttatttaggCCAAAATACTTTTTTCGTCCCTATGGTTTTTCGAATAAGCATTTTCCATCCTcaccgttaacttttggctaaaatcgtccctatggtttgcatttcgtccctgcCGTTATAATTTTGCCGTTAACaccctcacatgcaagtcacgtgaggagcatttttgtcttttcatagagttaagtgcaaaaatcgtccctgtggtttatcgtttttgcatttttcgtcCTCGTCGTTAACAAATCCaggaaaaatttaaaaaaaaaaaaacaaacaaaaattaccggtaccaatttaatccaaacaaaacaaaaaccaataTACCTACATTTGAGGATCTGctcaatcactttcaaatgcAAAGACGTacatacaatgttttaaataccggtagtaTTACCCGTAATACCGGTACCGGAGGGTGGCCCGGTACaactatttttgatattttcggtattaccgttccgatattcacattttttattttttgaactttttttaaaaattatttttataatattttaatgttattttttgtaatttgtgaactttcttgtattttgttataaagtacctatttagttttgtttttttttttgagtgagttgtaattatattttgactattttcgtaaaatataataagttttataacattgttttaaaataaagtaaattaaattagttgtaccggccggtattaaatTATATCCTCATAtgtaggtgtatatataggttttttatttgagtttgttttggtttttgattaaaattttgtttgcaggtttgttaaatacaaggatgaaaaatgcaaaaataacaaaccataaggacgaatttTGCACTTAACCATAGGGACAAATGAGTGAAAAGACATATATGCCTCTCACGTGCCACGTGCAAGGcacgtgagggggttaacggaataaggacgaaatgcaaaccataAGAACGatattaaccaaaaattaacGACGATGATGTAAATTGCTTATttgaaaaaccacagggacggaAAAAGTAGCTtggccatttatttatttttcaaggtAAATTTAGTGTCAACGATATGCTTATTTATATATCCAATTCTAATTACATGTGAGGCCCTTATgagaaatttaattttttaatttgttctttttagattttaaaattttttggtAAGTATTTGTGGCAAAAAAGGATAGCAGTTTCTGAAGCAATATTGCTCCTATTATTTGTctttacttttatctttttatacataaattaaattttgaagTTTACTATATCAattctgaatatatatatacagctaACCAACTGGCATGTTAATGACCAATCTGAACTGTCAATTATTACACCGACACTACAGAAAGTAAATCACGTGAGATGTGCATGTGAGTAGAAGAAGAATTTTGCCAACATGCCTACATGTTTCTTTTAGGGAATTTCACTTtccctttttaattaattaccattaatatCCAATTTTTTTAAGCTTAAGTTACTAAAATTTGTTCGTATATTTTGTTCAAGCTTCCTATTGCAACTCTTTCTTTTACTCCAAGTCGATCCGACATCTAGTAGTTGACATACTTAGAGATAGAGATCGATAGAGATATGATGAGATGACTTAAATAAATCTAAGTGAAGCACTTTGAATAAATTGACAAGACAATTGTCATTAGATTATTGTAGATGCGTAATTCTCTAATATGAGAAGCTTGCAAGATCTAATGTAAATCTCACATTTTACATTAGTATTCACAATATAGATCTTGATCCATAATATAACTCCAATTTTTTTCACTCAACTACTAACTATACATGTTAGGAGGAGGAGAGTAGTAGTAGTAATGTAGTATAAAACTAATAACCAAAACCAACTTGCTAAAATGGGAATTATTTAAGCATGTCAATTATTTTGCACATGTTATGTCACAAAAAATCCTATAGCTAGTCACAACACACTTCACATGTGTATGCCTGCAttcccccccaaaaaaaaacttgttattAAGTAagatcagaaaaaaaaaaaaaaaaaaaaattataaaaacaagaAGTCAATAATGTATAGACAAGTTAGAAAGCTGGAATTGTGACACTTTCTTAGTATATcattaataaactaaattgTTGAGAAAAAGTATTATTATCTCTCCTctctcatatataaatataattatatataatatatatgtatgtatgcatataaAGGTGATAAGAGATAGTTTCACTTGGCTTTTATAAATCTTGATCTCCACCAAAACAATGGAGAGAAAGACTTCAATGCCAATGGCTATGGTTTGGTGCTTTCTTGTTTGTTTGGCATTTGTTACAACCTGTTCTGCTGAATCAAAATCTTCATTTGAAGATAATTTCAGTATCATGTGGTCTGAAAATCATTTTAAGACATCTGAAGATGGTCAGATCTGGTATCTTTCCTTGGATAATGACACAGGTAATCATTACTCAAATTGTTAAGTTTAAAACTAGTGTATTTTTGTATGAAGTAGATGGGCATTATAGTAACTTAGTTACTTCTTTATGAGTTACAAAATGGGTAAAACTTATGTTACTAGAATGAGTAGATATAAAACTGAAATTACTTATTTACCCTGCTATAGCATAgagtagtatttttttttttttttgaacagtatAGAGTAGTAGTTTTGTAGAAGGAAATAAGACAAACTGTCAGATTTATGAGAATTTAGAAATGTGGTAATCTTTAATATATGTAGAAGTCAAATTCTGGTATAAAAAAGTCAACTGATCATCAAAATTCAGCACATCTATTTTCCAAATCTGCaatctatttatatgttttaaactttgtcaaaaaaaaatttatatgttttaaacttTTTGATTATATTGTTGTAATTTCAGcgcaaattattttttgatctCCAATGAATATGATTCTTGTAAAACAAGTATCCTACAAAAAGTCAGAAGTTTGACTTTGAGTTAATGTCAAACTAAAGAAGGTGTTTAactgtttatatatgtttgatgaaATAGGTTGTGGattccaaacaaaacaaaaataccGATTCGGGTGGTTTAGTATGAAGCTAAAGCTCGTTGGAGGTGATTCTGCTGGAGTTGTCACTGCTTACTACGTAAATTTTGTTACAAATCgttaattagttatttattacACATAGTTTACAGTTATATGATCTTGATATGTTTTGTGTGTAATGTAGATGTGTACAGAGGATGGTGCAGGGCCAACAAGAGATGAGCTTGATTTTGAGTTCTTAGGGAACAGAACCGGCGAACCATATTTGATTCAGACCAACGTTTACAAAAATGGGACTGGCAACAGGGAGATGCGACACAAGCTTTGGTTTGATCCAACTCTTGATTACCACACTTATTCCATCTTATGGAATTCCCATCAGATCATGTAAGTCAAAGGATGCTTATGTAACTTGAATTTACTTAATGTGTCGATAAGGGTTTAGAATCCAAGGTAACATAATAAGGATCAAAGGAACTCACAAAACTtgaaaaaattaatcaaaatttcACCTGTGCTATTCTAATCTAAAAAAAGTTTCTCATTGTTTGTTTCTTGAATCCAAACAGATTCTTTGTTGATCAAGTTCCGGTCAGAGTATATAAGAATGCAGACTATGAGAACAACTTCTTTCCCAATCAGAAACCAATGTACTTGTTTTCAAGTATATGGAATGCTGATGATTGGGCAACCCGAGGGGGTCTTGAGAAAACAGATTGGAAAAAGGCGCCATTTGTTTCTTCGTACAAAGACTTCACTGTAGACGGGTGTCAATGGAAAGATCCATATCCGGATTGCGTTTCAACCACAACGGAACATTGGTGGGATCAATATGAATCATGGCATCTTACAAAAGACCAAAAGTTGGACTTTGCTTGGGTTCAGAGGAATTTAGTGATATATGATTATTGCAAGGATACAGAGAGGTTTCCTACATTGCCTGAAGAGTGCTCGTTGAGTCCATGGGATTAAATGGTTCCAATTTTTGGAGTTTATAATGTATTATTTGATTCAATTTTTGTTGCTAAAGTTCATGCttatagttttttataaataCGAAAAGGTGGTCATgggagaatttttttttttatgtatatgcaCAAACTGATTACGACAGTTTCATTGCCAAAAAGAGAAAACCATCAGCCAGATCGTGTCACATTTTACACAGCCTACAATGGTAGCACAATAACATTTAGGGGACAAGAACACCTCCAATTAGGGGACAATCCCACTAAAACGTTATTATAGCCAATGAGGCCAGATTAGCATAAGTACACAAAAAATGGATTATATCCCAACTCCCAACTCGAATAGTGATGTAGTCATGTAGAAACCAACATCTACATTCTACAGCATATCCAGTTTTGCACACTGTGGGGAGACTGAATTTAGGCTGGGTGTGTCCTAACAAGTGATAAGCACATACCTTTTTCCAATACACCAGGACCTGCAGGCCTAGTAAGAACCGGGACCAGACCTGCAGTCTTTATTATGTAATTCACGTTTCAGCTCGATCAAGTCAAACTCTATTGAATttgggtttaaaaaaaaaaaagttctgtTCAATTGTTTGGAACTATAATGAAAAGAACACCAGATAAACACAGATCAGACTTGAAGAACACAGATATATTATGAATAACCACCATGAGATCACAATCCTCAAAGGTTCTACAAGGTTTTTGAAGAACAAGCATAGAGTTCAACAAGACAAACAAACGACAATTATAAGGCAAAaacgaaaagaaaaacaatcaaTGGAAAGAAAAGTGTCGCTGAAATACAGAAAAGTTTCAAGGATAACAGAATCGGTTCACAGCTATTGCAACCACCATTTAAAAACCATGAATCTTAATGCGGTCTTTCTTCACAATGCCAGCCTGTTTTAGAAAAAGAGGATCCCAATACATTAGAGGAAACATGAGCTAAATAGCAGAAACTAGCAGTGTTGGCAATTACatctttattctttttctttttaacggCATTATATCGTACTCCTATTCCTAAACTACACGCATGCCTAGAATGAAATctaggactctcgaaaaacccaCTAATAATCCACCCAAGTGGATCCTCCCAAGGttaaagaccttaccaatgggtcgAAAAACCCACTAATAATCCACCCAAGTGGATCCTCCCAAGGttaaagaccttaccaatgggctaCCAACCCCATTTAGCATATTTAACAACCTTTTAAACATAGCTCCAGGGCCCAGCGGCTATACTTATCaaaacccatttacttatgttttatctcaaacatgtcatataaaaatatttggCAATAAGAGCACTAAATCAAACAAGTTGATAGGTGTGCAAAGTATTTCTCCATAAACTTTTTTATCCaagatttataaaattattgcACCATTGTAGATTCACTAAAACACATGAATGAAACACttacaaaaacaataaacaaaaaagtgatTTTATATCATCAATCCAAACCAACTTACCCATTTTGATCCACCCTAAGAGATGACCGATTACCCAACAAGTCTATCTCACAACCTACAGGAACTGGTATAGTGTTACATGCAGGAAGAAACATTACCTGAACAAGGAAGGTAGAGACGTTTTTTCGCTGATCGCCTTGAAGTTGGATGACCTGAATTACAAGCACAATCCATTAGTACGGTATCAATAAGCGCATGGCAAAATTATAGATCACAACCATCCATAGCAAGACTACCAATTTGATCATAGCACATGGTTTAGCATTCCCATTTTCATTGTTAATATACCATTACATACAATGGCAAATTGGCacctttgtttttcttgtacATCTGGCCTAATAGGTTGTCTTGTGGCAAATAGCAGCAAAAAAGAAACCACAATAAAATCCCTGGGTCCTACAATTAATTCTTAATTTCTACAGAACCATACAAACATGTAAAATTACCAACCTACCAATACAACTGACAAT is drawn from Erigeron canadensis isolate Cc75 chromosome 9, C_canadensis_v1, whole genome shotgun sequence and contains these coding sequences:
- the LOC122581360 gene encoding probable xyloglucan endotransglucosylase/hydrolase protein 8, translated to MERKTSMPMAMVWCFLVCLAFVTTCSAESKSSFEDNFSIMWSENHFKTSEDGQIWYLSLDNDTGCGFQTKQKYRFGWFSMKLKLVGGDSAGVVTAYYMCTEDGAGPTRDELDFEFLGNRTGEPYLIQTNVYKNGTGNREMRHKLWFDPTLDYHTYSILWNSHQIIFFVDQVPVRVYKNADYENNFFPNQKPMYLFSSIWNADDWATRGGLEKTDWKKAPFVSSYKDFTVDGCQWKDPYPDCVSTTTEHWWDQYESWHLTKDQKLDFAWVQRNLVIYDYCKDTERFPTLPEECSLSPWD